TTCCTCGACGAAGCGGACAAGGTCGATTCGCTCCACAGCGTGATGCTGGTGCGACACGGCCATGTGATCGCCGAAGGTTGGTGGGCCCCTTATCATCCGACTGCCCGGCACTCGCTCTTTTCGCTCAGCAAGAGTTTCACGTCGACCGCCGTCGGCCTGGCGATTGCCGAAGGGAAGTTGAACCTGGACGACGAAGTGTTGAAGGCGTTTCCCGACGACGCCCCGAACGAGCCGAGCAACAATCTCAAGTCGATGCGGCTGAGCGACCTGCTGCGGATGTCGACGGGCCATCAAACCGAGCCGCCGCGCACGGGCGAAGAAGCTTGGACGAAGATGTTCCTCGCGCATCCGGTGCCGTTCAAACCGGGGACGCATTTTCAATACAACACGTCGGCCACTTACATGCAGTCGGCTATGGTGCAAAAAGCGACTGGCCAGACGGTGCTCGAGTATCTTCGCCCGCGGCTGTTCGAACCGCTTGGCATCGAAAACCCCACTTGGGAACTGAGCCCGCAAGGAATCTCAACGGGCGGCTACGGCCTGAGCATTCGCACCGAAGACATTGCCAAGTTCGGGCAGCTCTATTTGCAAAAGGGGCAGTGGCAAGGAAAGCAGTTGGTGCCCGCCGCCTGGATTGAAGCCGCCACCGCTCGCCAAACTTCGAACGGCAGCAATCCCAAGAGCGATTGGGACCAAGGCTATGGTTATCAATTCTGGCGTTGTCGTAACGGGGCCTATCGTGGCGATGGTGCCTTCGGTCAGTATTGCATCGTGTTGCCCGAGCAGGACGCGGTGATTGCCATTACCAGTGGCTTGAAGGACATGCAGTCGGTCCTGAATATTGTCTGGGACAAACTATTGCCTGCGATGAAATCGTCCCCCTTACCGGCCGATGAAACAGCTGCGGCCAAGCTGACGAAGACGCTGCAAGGTCTCTCGCTGCGTCAACCCGTTGCTGCCGGCAAACCTGCTGCTGCGGCGGGCAAGAAGTTTGTGTTTGCCAGCAACGAACGGAAGTTGGAATCGATTTCGCTCAAGGCGGGCGAGAAGGAAAGCGAAACGATCTTAGAAGTGCGCATCGACGGCACCCCCCAACAAATCGTCTGCAGCACGGGACAATGGCAAAAAGGACGCCTTGCCTGGGGACCATTGCCGGCCCAACCCGCTGCCGCGTGCGGCGCCTGGACAGCTGACGACACGTTCACCGCCAAGCTTTGCTTTTATGAAACGCCGTTCGTGGCCACGGTGCAACTCAAGTACACCAACGACGAACTGCTGCTCACTTCGCAGTCGAACGTCGGCTTCGGCCCCAACAAAGGCTTCGAACTCGTTGGCAAGCCCGAGTAGCTGATCCCCGCAACAGCTGCTGCAAACTCCGCTCTTGTTGATTCTCCTACAGGCCATTTTATGACTCGCATGATTCCCCGCTTCACAGTCGCGCTGTTGCTCGTCTGCCCGCTTGTAGCCAATGCTGCCGCAAGCGACTTCCCGCTCATCGAAAGCACCAAACTCGACAACGGCACCTTCACGCAGTGGCTGGCCGGCGAAGAATCGCCCCTCTCGGAAGCCGAAGCCAAAGGAGGAGCGACCGCGGTGGTCTGGACTGCCAAGAGCCGTCCCGATTTTCGCGGCGTGAAGTTTGGCACCGGCCGCGGGCAGGGAGTGCGGCACTTGCGCATCGGCTTGACCGAGAACATGGCGATCGGCAGTGTCCTCGTGCGTGGTGGTGGTAGCTTGAGCGTGCTCAAGACAACCGCTGCGTATCCCGGCAACATCGCAGACGACTCGCAGTGGCAAGCTGCCGAGCGTTTAGTCGCTGGGCAAGGATCGCGGGCCGAAGTGGATGGCGAAGGGTTTGCCTTGTGGCTACTGCCGCCGGGAACGACTACTCGCGCACTGCGTTTCAGTCACGCGCCAAATCCGGGCGACCGAGAATCGGCGGGCTGGCTCGGCGGCGTTTGGATTCTCGAAGCGCGACTTGGCAATGTCGCGCCGCAGGCACTGGCACAAACGGGCGAGCGCGACGATGTCAGTGCGAAATTGATCGACGAAGCGAATAACCGCACATGGGGAGCTTGGAGCAACGGTGAACAAGGGGCCGCGCTCCCTCTTTCGTCAGAGCATCCCGAATTCATCACCCTCACCTGGCCGAAGGCCGTTTCGCTCACGGGCCTCTGCCTGCTGTGGACGGGCTTTGCCGATGTCGACGTGGACGCCTTCACTGGCGAGGACGACGCCAATGTGCGCGAAGCTCCGAACACTAGTTGGCACCGCGTCGCCAGCCGCACCGGACTGGATTCACTTTATCCACTGGCATTCGGCCCGCAATGGATCTCATTCGACAAGGCCACGACCACGCGCGCCGTGCGCTTGCGCGTAACGAAAGGAGCCAAGTCGAATCATCCGCACCTGGCCGACAAAGTGAAACAAGGCCGACGCATCTGGCTGGGCGAAATCATCGCCCTCAGTTCTTTACCCAATAACGCAGGACTCGCGAGCCTGGTGTTGCCCAAATCTAGCGAAGAGCCGCCGCCGATCCCGGTGAAGTTTCATCTCCCCGCAGCGGGTGTGGTCACGCTGGTGATTGAAGACTTGCAGAATCGCCGCGTGCGGAATCTCGTCAGTGAAACACCTTTCCCCGCGGGCGATAACATTGCCTGGTGGGACGGCAGCGACGATTTGCTGCGCGATCCAGAAGCTGCCAAGCATGGTGTGTATCACATTCCCGCGCGGCCGGTAGCGCCGGGGCAATACAAGGTCCGCGGGCTGTGGCATCAGCCACTCAACCTGCGCTACGAGTTCAGCATCTACAACGCGGGCAAACCGGCTTGGGTCACTGCCGATAACACGGGCTGTTGGCTGACCACTCACACGCCCCCTTCGAGCGTGGCGTTCGTTCCCGGCTCGCGCACCGCCGATGGTCAGCCCCTCGTCTTCCTGGGTGCCTTTGTGGCCGAAGGTGGCCACGGGCTGCAATGGCTACGCGAAGATGGCACGAAGCTCGGTGGCCAAGGTTGGGTCGGCGGCAACTGGACAGGCGCGCCAACGCTGGCCGTCGATCTCGGCCCGCAGGCGAATGCCGAGCATCTCTGCTATGTCGGTTCCTCCTGGGAAGGTGAACTTCGCCTCACCGCCAAGACGCGCGGCCTGACCGATCAGCCCATTCTCAAGCAAAAGCTGGGCGAAGAGTACGACAAAAAGAAGAAGGGTTCTCCACCTGCGCCGCCGGTCCTCGACGAGTTCGACGGTGGCGACAAGATCTTCGTGCTCGGAGGGATCGCCGCCCGCGATGGTCAATTGATCTGCTCCATGGTTCGCCAGAACGAATTGCTCGTCGTCGATATTCGCGGCGGCAAAATCACTGCGCGCATTCCGCTCGATAATCCACGCGGGCTGACCTTCGATGCGCAGGGCCGTTTGTTGGCGCTCAGTGGCAAGCAACTCGTGCGATTTGCCAATTTCGCTGCCCGGCCTGAGACGATTGTGGCTGGCGATCTCGATGATCCGCGGCATGTAGCGGTTGACGGGCAAGGGAATCTGCTCATCACCGATCGGGGCACTTCGCACCAGGTGAAGAAGTTCACCGCAGCTGGCAAGCCAAGCGGATATGTCGGCAAGCCCGGCGCGCCGGCGATTGGCCCTTACGATCCGCTGCATCTCAACAATCCCAACGGGCTGGCTGTCGACTCACAAGGCCGGCTCTGGGTTGCGGAGGCTGACAATTTTCCTCGCCGCGTGTCGCTCTGGTCGGCTGCTGGCAAGCTTGTGCGAGCCTTCTACGGCCCGACGGAGTACGGTGGCGGCGGCGTGCTCGACCCGCGCGACGAGACGAAGTTCTTTTATAAGGGACTTGAGTTCAAGCTCGATTGGCAAACAGGAACCGATCAGCTGGTGCGCGTTTTCGCGCGGCCCGATCAGCTGCTGCATGCTCATTATGGTCATTTCTCGCCCGATACGCCCCTTTATCCGCCGCAGCAAAAAGGTCAGCGCTACTTCACCAGTTGCTACACCCACAACCCGACGAGTGGCGACGATGTAGCCTTCGTCTGGCTCGATGGTGATCAGCAAGCGAAGCTGGTCGCCGCGGTTGGCAATGCTCACTCCTGGCCCGCGCTGCGAGCCGTTGAGTTTCATAGTCGCTGGCCGGAGCGTTCCAAGCCGGCCGACGACAATCCCAAGCCCGAAGCGCTCGCGACCTTCGCTTGGAGCGATGCCAACAACGATGGCCACCCTCAGCCCGCAGAGGTTCGCTTCACCAGCACGCGCAGCCGCGGTGTAACTGTGATGAACGACCTGAGCTTCGTGATTGCGCAGTTCGGCGATCTCAATGTTCGCTTGCCGCCATCGTTCACTGCGGCTGGCGTGCCGCAATACGATTTGACGGAGGCCGAAAGCCTGGGTGTGGCCGGTGGACGTCAACCGTCGAGTGGTGGCAATCAATCGCTGACCGAATCCGGCGGTTGGACGATCAACACCAACGCGCCGGAACCTTTCTCGCCGTCGAGCCTCGGTGGCAAGTTCCGCGGCCAGCCGCGCTGGAGTTATCCAAGTCCCTGGCCCGGCCTGCATGCCAGTCACGAAGCGGCAGTCCCGGATCGGCCCGGCATGGTCATCGGGCACACTCGCTTGCTCGGCGGCTGGATCAACGGCAAGGCGGGCCCCATGTTCTGCATCAATGGCAACATGGGAAACATGTACCTCTTCACGGCCGACGGTCTGTTCGTCAGCACGCTGTTCAACGACATTCGCCTGCGACCCAACTGGGCCGCGCCCGTCGCGACACGCAACATGGACGTAACTGAGGTCTCGCTACACGACGAAAACTTCTGGCCTAGCATCACGCAAACGGCCGACGGGCGAGTATTTCTCGTCGATGGTGGCCGCACTAGCCTCGTCCGCGTCGACGGACTTGAAACGCTCGCGCCCCTTCCTGAGTCAACCATTACTGTCACCACTGCCGATCTGCAGCGCGCGAGCGACTGGTACGCCAAGGCCGAAACGCGCCGGCAACAAGCGCGGGGGAGCGGCATCTTGGCAGTTCCGCTGCGCAAGAGTGCGCCGGAAGTCGACGGACAGGTGAACGATTGGCCGCTCGCTACCGAGTGGGCCTTTATCGATCGCCGTGGCACCAAGGCCAACTTCAATAGCAACTCGCGCCCCTATGAAGTGAGCGCGGCCGTCGCCCTGTCAAACACTCACCTGATCGCCGCTTGGCGCACGACGGAGAAAGACCTGCTCAGCAACAGTGGCGAAACACCCAACGCCCTCTTCAAACACGGGGGCTGTCTCGATGTAATGCTGGCGACTGATCCCGCCGCAGCTGCCGACCGCACCGCGCCGGTTCCCGGCGACCAGCGACTCCTCATCACGCAAGTCAAGGGGAAGACTCAGGCGCTGCTCTATCGGGCCAAAGTGCCAGGTACGACCGAGCCGGTTCCCTTCAGCAGTCCGTGGCGCAGCGTCCCCATCGATGTGGTCGAAGATGTCAGCGAGCATGTGCGCCTTGCGAGCGATGGCACCGGCAATTACGAAATCAGCATTCCCCTTAGCGTGTTGCACTGGCAGCCGAAGCCGGGCGAAATCTACCGCGCCGACCTGGGCGTGCTGCGGGGCGCGAATGGCCAAACGACGCAGCGCGTCTATTGGTCGAACAAGGCCACCGCCATCACCGCCGACGTTCCTAGCGAGGCGGAACTCACGCCGCGTCTCTGGGGCAAATGGAAAATCGTGGCCGAATGATCGTGAGCTCACCATGACCGCTGCGCAGCAAACTCCCGATCCCGAGCAGTTCCGCTCTTACCTGCGACTGCTGGCGCGGATGCAGTTGCCGCCGCGCCTGGTGCCGAAGATCGATACTTCGGACGTAGTGCAGCAGACGCTGATCAAAGCCTATCAGGGCCTGGCGGGCTTTCGCGGTTCGACCGAGCGCGAAATGGCCGGTTGGTTACGGCAGATTCTGGCGAATCAATTGGCTCATCTGGTTCGCGACTTTGGCCGGCAGAAGCGCGATGCTGGGCGCGAGTTGCCACTTGCGCAGGTGGTCGACGAATCGTCGGCCAGGTTAGAAGCGTGGCTTGCAGCCGAACAGTCGAGTCCCAGCGAGCACGTGCAGCGCAGTGACTTGCTGTTGCAACTGGCCACCGGCTTAGAATCGCTGCCGGAAGATCAGCGCGAAGCCGTCGAGCTGCACTATTGCCACGGTTGGACCCTCGCTCAAATCGCCACCCACCTCCATCGAACGCCCCCCAGCGTCGCGGGCCTGGTTCACCGCGGCTTGCTCAAACTGCGCGATCAATTGGCCGAAACCTCCGGTTAATGCTGGTCGTTTTTGCCCGGAATTCTCGTCATTTCTGACGATTCCCAGAATTTCTTGCCAGCGCGCGCAAAACCGCCACTGAGGCGGGCTCTAGATCCCCAGGTGGCTGCACGATCGCGGCCGCCGTACTTCACCAGGGGATGAACTATGTCCGACGCCATTGAGTGCCCGTGCGGCGCGCAAATACCATGGCCTAGCCAATCGCCATATGCGGTGGCCCATTGCTCGGTCTGCGGGCAAATGCACTCCGGCCCCGGGAAAGTTAAGGAGCCCGTTGAATCGCCTATTTTGGCAACCATCGTGC
Above is a window of Anatilimnocola aggregata DNA encoding:
- a CDS encoding serine hydrolase domain-containing protein, whose amino-acid sequence is MKLFSCFVLLFAGSVALAADLPRSSPEAQGIASSAVQSFLDEADKVDSLHSVMLVRHGHVIAEGWWAPYHPTARHSLFSLSKSFTSTAVGLAIAEGKLNLDDEVLKAFPDDAPNEPSNNLKSMRLSDLLRMSTGHQTEPPRTGEEAWTKMFLAHPVPFKPGTHFQYNTSATYMQSAMVQKATGQTVLEYLRPRLFEPLGIENPTWELSPQGISTGGYGLSIRTEDIAKFGQLYLQKGQWQGKQLVPAAWIEAATARQTSNGSNPKSDWDQGYGYQFWRCRNGAYRGDGAFGQYCIVLPEQDAVIAITSGLKDMQSVLNIVWDKLLPAMKSSPLPADETAAAKLTKTLQGLSLRQPVAAGKPAAAAGKKFVFASNERKLESISLKAGEKESETILEVRIDGTPQQIVCSTGQWQKGRLAWGPLPAQPAAACGAWTADDTFTAKLCFYETPFVATVQLKYTNDELLLTSQSNVGFGPNKGFELVGKPE
- a CDS encoding NHL repeat-containing protein; the encoded protein is MTRMIPRFTVALLLVCPLVANAAASDFPLIESTKLDNGTFTQWLAGEESPLSEAEAKGGATAVVWTAKSRPDFRGVKFGTGRGQGVRHLRIGLTENMAIGSVLVRGGGSLSVLKTTAAYPGNIADDSQWQAAERLVAGQGSRAEVDGEGFALWLLPPGTTTRALRFSHAPNPGDRESAGWLGGVWILEARLGNVAPQALAQTGERDDVSAKLIDEANNRTWGAWSNGEQGAALPLSSEHPEFITLTWPKAVSLTGLCLLWTGFADVDVDAFTGEDDANVREAPNTSWHRVASRTGLDSLYPLAFGPQWISFDKATTTRAVRLRVTKGAKSNHPHLADKVKQGRRIWLGEIIALSSLPNNAGLASLVLPKSSEEPPPIPVKFHLPAAGVVTLVIEDLQNRRVRNLVSETPFPAGDNIAWWDGSDDLLRDPEAAKHGVYHIPARPVAPGQYKVRGLWHQPLNLRYEFSIYNAGKPAWVTADNTGCWLTTHTPPSSVAFVPGSRTADGQPLVFLGAFVAEGGHGLQWLREDGTKLGGQGWVGGNWTGAPTLAVDLGPQANAEHLCYVGSSWEGELRLTAKTRGLTDQPILKQKLGEEYDKKKKGSPPAPPVLDEFDGGDKIFVLGGIAARDGQLICSMVRQNELLVVDIRGGKITARIPLDNPRGLTFDAQGRLLALSGKQLVRFANFAARPETIVAGDLDDPRHVAVDGQGNLLITDRGTSHQVKKFTAAGKPSGYVGKPGAPAIGPYDPLHLNNPNGLAVDSQGRLWVAEADNFPRRVSLWSAAGKLVRAFYGPTEYGGGGVLDPRDETKFFYKGLEFKLDWQTGTDQLVRVFARPDQLLHAHYGHFSPDTPLYPPQQKGQRYFTSCYTHNPTSGDDVAFVWLDGDQQAKLVAAVGNAHSWPALRAVEFHSRWPERSKPADDNPKPEALATFAWSDANNDGHPQPAEVRFTSTRSRGVTVMNDLSFVIAQFGDLNVRLPPSFTAAGVPQYDLTEAESLGVAGGRQPSSGGNQSLTESGGWTINTNAPEPFSPSSLGGKFRGQPRWSYPSPWPGLHASHEAAVPDRPGMVIGHTRLLGGWINGKAGPMFCINGNMGNMYLFTADGLFVSTLFNDIRLRPNWAAPVATRNMDVTEVSLHDENFWPSITQTADGRVFLVDGGRTSLVRVDGLETLAPLPESTITVTTADLQRASDWYAKAETRRQQARGSGILAVPLRKSAPEVDGQVNDWPLATEWAFIDRRGTKANFNSNSRPYEVSAAVALSNTHLIAAWRTTEKDLLSNSGETPNALFKHGGCLDVMLATDPAAAADRTAPVPGDQRLLITQVKGKTQALLYRAKVPGTTEPVPFSSPWRSVPIDVVEDVSEHVRLASDGTGNYEISIPLSVLHWQPKPGEIYRADLGVLRGANGQTTQRVYWSNKATAITADVPSEAELTPRLWGKWKIVAE
- a CDS encoding sigma-70 family RNA polymerase sigma factor; protein product: MTAAQQTPDPEQFRSYLRLLARMQLPPRLVPKIDTSDVVQQTLIKAYQGLAGFRGSTEREMAGWLRQILANQLAHLVRDFGRQKRDAGRELPLAQVVDESSARLEAWLAAEQSSPSEHVQRSDLLLQLATGLESLPEDQREAVELHYCHGWTLAQIATHLHRTPPSVAGLVHRGLLKLRDQLAETSG